The following is a genomic window from Triplophysa dalaica isolate WHDGS20190420 chromosome 22, ASM1584641v1, whole genome shotgun sequence.
tcaaatctgtGCATTTTATAATCAATATacaatcatttatattaaacctagatgtttttcatgtataaataacataaatgtacAGTTATATAGAATTAATAGTGGATGTTGAGTATTTCTGTTACTCACCTGAACGCTGTCGTATAGGGCGTGGCTGCTCAATGACATGTGCTTCTCTTGCCCCGCCCACCGTCTCAACTCTCTCTCAAACAActgccaaacaaacacagagcatcATGAGACGAGAGAAACAGCATACGTCAAACACGGAAAACATCATCACAGTTGACCAGCGGTAAATCAAACCAACCAGTGCCAATATTTCCATTAAccagaataaaaaagaacaacaacacaatatttgCAAGATGACAGTGAAATCAAGTGCACATCTTCAACTAAATAAAACTCACAACTTGCAAAATATACGCTTTTCAAACCTTTGATCCCGTCCAACCAAGAGTAGCGAAGGCAAACTGACTGTAAGGACTGACCACCAGATCAACTCGCACGGCTCTCCAGTTTGAGGCCTCCGATTGGTCGCTGGGTTTTACGCCGTCACTTCCTGTGGTTTCTGCGTGTCTCTGAAGCTTAAATATAGAAAAGCATCTCTCGAAGCGATCCATGTTATTAGGTGGCCTTCCTGGGGCGTCTTTCTTTTCTAAATAAGAGTTTCTGGTGGTTTTCTGATATAAAAGTAAATCCtgaaaaatcaaaatgaaatgcattacTACAGATCAAAAgactacaaaaaaaatgtaatttgacctaaataaaaaacatttaagtacCCGTTCCTCCAACCAGctgatgatttttggcataagtTCTTCCTCTTTGCCTTCCTCTGGATGCGTGATTAGAAAGTCCACATCATGACCGAGTTCTTTCCCCCTAAAAGCACATTCAATCTTAAAGATCTCATTAATAACTACAGGGTTATGGCCGTGCATCACAAGTTATTTTACCTCCTGAATCCTCCCATCAGCTGAATCTCTGCCCCGGGCAGCACCGCACCGACGCCTTCCTTCACGATATGACCGATCAGATCCGCCTCATGTTTAGTCACAGGTTTGTTGAGCTCATCGTAATACTGCACTCCTGAAAGTACAAAATTCACCTTCAAACTAGCTCAAGtttgatttcattattttatagaCATTAAAgaattaattttataataatcacCCGCTTGCTGCTCACGGTTCAACTGCTGTCCCGTACGGATCAAATCTGACGGACAACGCAAACCCTCCCTAAACCAGCGATCTGCCGTTCTAACACCTACCCCGAAAATCCCTGTCAGTGCCTGTCGAAAGAGACCGATACGAAATCAAACAAACCATATGCGATACGCAActacaaatatttcaaacaacGCTGCATACTGGAAATGAATGGCAGAGTGtgttgcattatgggattgagTAGTCAAACCCAAGCCAGCTGCTACAGACCTACAAACAACTTGTTGCCGCATAATAAACTAGAATCGCATTTTAACCTcaataaaatgacacacatgCCCATTCTTCACCTTCATGGCCTGAAATTGCTCAGACTGTCGCATCGATTCAACTTCCCTCGATGTGCCGTCTTCTAAGATCTCCTGAAAGAATCGCAGGGAGTGACACGTGAATGATGCGTTCATACTGGATTCTGGTAGATTTGACGGAAAGTCTAACCTTTATAACTCTCTGTGAATGGTCACCCAGGCAGGGCAAACACTTCAGCTCATCCATAGTCTGCACTCGATGGGGAAGTGCCTTTAAAACTGATGCCGCCCGTCGGAACGCCACACTCCTGCCCTCATTCTCACTGTATCCTGCATTTTCAGCCAGAAGTTCCAGAGCATCCTGCAGCACACGGACAGAACACTGTTAACCTTTAAGACTAAACGAAATGCACAGTAAAGCAGCGTGCGTTTATAAACTCACCGTCAGATGTGAATTGTGGTGTTTCAAGGGTGTTCGTCTCTGACAGGCGTAACTTTTCATCTGAATTGTATTGACGTTCACATTTTGCTTTGTGGAAACCTGCAATGACACTGTAAAGTAAATCACGGTAGATAAAAGATAAGGTGTTCATAACAAGAGTCCACACCTGAGATCTGCTATAGCACCTTTAATCTGTGTCTGTCCTCGACTGGAACTGGTTGTCGAGCTTCCATGCTCTCTGTAAACCAGGTGATGTCCAGAAGATGCTCTGAACTGGAAACGTCTCGTGCGGTTTGGTGCTCCAGCCAGGTCTGAACTTCATCTCCGCTGTTGTTTTCTGACACAACATGTGTGACGGACAAACTGGAATAATAACCACATGAAAACAGGAACTTTACAATACTTTCTTAAATACCCTGATATTTACAttgttcttaaaataaaaacatgttacatGAAAAACATTCTATAAAATGTCTAATTCTAGTTTTTAACAGTATATAGTAAATATAAGAATACATGACAGAATTCTCTGCAGTTTATCAACAATGTCAggtgtcttcacaagaaatgctgcgtGCATTTAACAGACTTTCATATGTAAACGCAGTTGCGGCATTACGCCACAGTAGgggcgctgtttcgttatcaaCACACTGAGGCGCTAAAAtgagttgcagaacaagagctagCTTCTTTCAccgctgtttgttttgcatccaaATACGTTTAATTTCTTGCAATTTCTCAAATGAACATGACGcacatcattgtaatgtctaTAGATGTGCAGTTGGATCATTGAATCagcgtatactgtacacagcgagttcgccagtatgaacaCACATTGCGTTTTAGAACGACTCGCacacgaatgactcatttgaaccgaCTCATTTgaactattgaacttttcagtcactagcgaatacaagagatcattgaatcatttaaagtgaaacgCAGACAATccaagatgtgaatgagctttgctcatttagtaaAACAGGTTAATTCAGTTGGCTTTTGTGGtctgaaaagttagttgaaaatgatacaaaatatgTACTATAATAATAACACAAGTATGGACATGGGAAACAGGACCCTAAAAAAGGGGCTACCAGTTTTGTTCATGTGGGCATGGTAGATGATACACAAACATGATAAAGCAATGGTAACGTTTCTTTCGTTAGCGTGTTTTTTTACGTAAAGTTTTTCTACCTGTACGTGTCTGTAATGAGAAATCCTTTGCTTCGTCCTAGTCTCGTGAGAAATGCTCGTCTGCTTGATCCCATCTTCCTCTCCAggatgaaaacacaaacatgaggaAACTTACAGGTTTGCTTTGGCTGCTCTACAGTTTCAGATAACGTTACTTTCCTGCGTTTTAATGGGATCATCGTGTCCCTATCTCAAATCTGCGCTTTCGAGTTGATCTCGCGATACTTCAATGTCATACGGTTTGCGCAGTGCACACATGACTTGGCCCGGAAGTTATCAAAACTTCTTGATGGTCAAGTGCAAAGGGgcagaaaaataaagtatttagtatGCGAATTAGTACATTCAAACTATGATTCGATTCAAAAGTATTACTATAGCGCGTTGTTGCAAattagacaaataaaaaaaacatgttattaagATACATCCCTTTTAAAGAAAAGCATACGCTGGTTAGGAAGGCTTTGAAGCTTGGTAGCTGGTTCGTGCTTGTTTAAGATGGCCCTGAGCTGGTTTAAGTTGGTCCTTAACCAGATCATGACAAGCCTAAACGAGTACAACCTGCtcccatgcttcaaaaccttcCTTACCAGCTGAATTTTTCAAAAGGGATGGCATCGTTActaatattacttttttatttcatttaaatatcacaTCATGAACGCATTGGTGTTTTGAGACGCTGAGCGCCCTCTTGTGAAACACATTTATCATGCAGGATTATAGAACAAAGTCCCTTTATGGAAAGTCTCCGCACTCGGCTGCCATATTTGCAACACTTCCGTGTAGCGCTTTTGGCAAAACAAGGCCATGTCCAATTTACTTCATTAAGATACGACTGATATCTGTAAAATGGCTCGTTAAGGCAACAATATGTCAGCATATTTTCGTCCAGAAATAAAGCCTGACAGAAAATGTACCATACATTTGGTTAAACTCAAATTGCGATAAAACACCAATCCCAGGTTGCTCCACAAGCACTCCACAAGATTCAGTGCAGAGCTCGACCAACTTTTTTGGCACTTTTACTGAAAAGCAGAACTTTTTTCGATCGAGCTCGTTCATTGCAACGTCTTGTTAATATATATGATCTTTGGCACGGCTTGAAAGGTTTCGGTGCGTCGCAAAACAGCTCCGGCTGGATACAGAGGCACGTCTCACAAGATCCGACTAAATGCCACATGTAACCTATCATACAGCAGTTACATAATaacagcaataaacaaacattctaTCGCTTGTAATGTGGCACTTCATACAGGAGCAGCAGTCACAGAGGGGTATGTTTTATGGCTTCCCAGTTTAAACAACgcacttttaaaaagaaatttaaACGCGTGTAACACGTGatatttaaacagtaaaaaCGCAAGGGTTATGACCTTTTCAATAAAGCACGTGgtcacacaacaaaaacacgCGTTCGTGTTTGTTAattgttaattttgtttaagCTAGAGAGATATACTTCCCCCACTTTGTTTCTTTATAAAACTATGTAAGTTATCCATGTGAAATATCTCTCCGTTAAACGATATTCCAGAGTTCCTAAAagaattcagatttattttgctGTCGTATAGGGCCTATGATGTATCATCTGTGGATCAGCTGCAGTCATATGACTTTTAGTGTCTCACTTCCTTAAAGTTTCTCGGCCCATCCCACTCTTAATCGCTTTCGCGTGTCCGACTCGTTCTCTGCAGTCTATTAGATCGCAGGTTTCGGGGTGTTTTCGGGTCATGGCGAGCTCGTGGATCGGTCACTGGAGGTCCAGCGGAGGTGTTCTGACCATCTGTCTGTTCGTCACGTTGCTCACCTGCACGTTCAGGTGTTCAGACTGTGCAAAACGCAGCAATATCATTCTCATTCTCACCGACGATCAGGATATTGAGATGGGTGGAATGGTAAGTATACTTTAGTATATACTACAGTAACATGTTGGGTTCCTTGGCATACCATGTTAAATATTGAAGTACTAAAGTAATAGGGTTAATGTGCCATTAGTCATTTTGTTCAAATTGTATACCCTGTTGaataaaacagcatatgctgggttaggtaacgttatatttttatgctggtttgaccaccttaaaccagcacatgaccagcaaACCGGCCTCAAAACAAACTAACaggtttttttcaacagggccTGCGGTTATCATTTATTCGTCTTCATGTGGGTGCTAACATGTACGTgggtctttcttcagtggaacataaaagaagatatttttagaaatgtctcagtggttttgtgttcatacaatggaagttaatggacttcaatgttgtttggttatcaacattcttcaaaatatctacttttgtgttctcaCGAATAAAGAAACTTgtacaggtttgatatgacatgTTTTTGTGACATGAACATTTTACAGGCCTGATATTAGTGTGAACTTTGACATCCTGTCAGCAGTGTAGTTGTCAGAGATGAAAAAAGATTCTGATGTACGACATCTCATCTCATTGAGTTCTGTATTCACAGACACCTATGAAGAAGGCCAAAGCTCTGATCGGTGATGCTGGAGTCACCTTCTCCAATGCTGTGAGTGGTCAGCCGTGAAGCAAAAACCTTCATTGAGTTAAGGCTCAACTAATATCTGTCAGTGACATATCACATACGGTgacatatgtttgtgttttctgttcagTTCACTGCCAGTCCTCTGTGTTGCCCCAGTCGCAGCAGCATCCTCTCAGGAAAATATCCACATAATCATTTAGTCAGAAATAACTCCATATCTGGAAACTGCAGCAGTGTAACTTGGCAGAAAGAGGCAGAACCCACTGCCTTTCCCGTGTATCTCAGCAAGATGCAGTACCAGACCTTCTATGGAGGAAAATACTTGAACCAGGTTTGACTTCATTTCTGTGGGTCTATAAATGTGTCTCTAGTATGAGAAGCAAACAcaactttgttaaatatttgcGAAGCCTTCAAACCATTGAAATGGTCTCAGCCAAGAAAAATTGTCATCGGGAACTGGTGAGATGAATTGAATAaatctctatatatatatgttaagatCTTACAAGGTCAGCGTGTTTCAATTGAAAATCGCTAGGCTTGGAAAAATCCTTCTAAAGCATTTTTACCATATAAATATGATGAAATTATCAAAGTGAAATGCGCAggtttgtttgatgttttgatgCAATTTCCACTGCAACCGTAAATTAGGGCGGGACATATCGAGTGgctcctcccccttttaaaTTAACCATCACCGATGCTTTTTGGGGAAATGGTGAAATACGAAAAGTTTGAAGGGATTTATCTTAAGCATGaattttgttaacattttggAGCAGACTAGTTTCTATATCTCACCAAGTTATAACATGTTCACACTAAAAGCTTTAAAATTCATAAagtaattttacaataaaaatatatttttattatgtaaatgccAACGTATGTTTTTGACCGATTGTATGAGACTGTATGAGCTTTTTCCAATTAACTTAAcccgtgtttgtgtgttcagtacGGTTCTAAAGAAGCGGGCGGTGTGGCTCATGTTCCTCCCGGCTGGGATCAATGGCACACTCTGGTGAGTCATGGGAACAGCATCAGACCCTCATCTTTATCTCTATATTGTTGTTTTACACTGTCAGCATCCCGttgaaaaacataaatgcagAACTCTGTGTTTTATCACCGGGTCATGTGATCACATTACATGCTTTCCTCTACCTCATTGTTTAAAGCATAGCGCTAGCAACTCCAAGGTCacgggttcaatcccagggattgcacatacttagaaacaaatgtgtcgttcatttatattacatttatgcatttggcagatgcttttatccaaagcgacgtacatagcactatcctatacatttgtttctaagtatgtgcaatcccctgggatcgaaccttTGTGTTGTtagcgcaatgctcttaccattgagctACATGAAAGCTATGTATGATGATATGTAAGttgctttgcataaaagcatttaaaatgtaaatgtagcaaCAGCGCATCCAGTTTTAAGCATGTGATGGTTTAAACATTGACATGATCTATAAACCTGTGTCTTTTTCATTGTGTATCCACAGGTGGGGAACTCTAAATATTACAACTATACACTTTCTGTGAATGGAAAGGAGGAGAAACATGCCGATAGCTATGAAAAGGATTACCTCACTGACCTGGTGGTACGTATGATTTGCTTCAGGGATGTGATTTTTACAAAGAAACACGGATTTCCGTATTTTTTGACCTTGCTGGGATCACCCGCGTGACGGGAATGGGGGGTGGGGGCTTGGCCAACAGAATCCTATCTACGCTATCTACATTATGGACATGCTTGTTATAAATGCAGAGCAATCGCTTCATTCAGAACATAAATTTGTGAGTTATCTTAATGTATCCAGTGAGTCTGTGCAAAATAGACACCAAACACATCTGTTAGGGTAAGCAATAAAGTCATTTTGAATTAAGTGGGGAACTGAACGGCGTTTTGTTACGTATAGAGGTTGAAACTCGACGTAAACAAACAAGTAACTGTACATATcagaaaacaataatagcagtggagtgtgatcctcccaagatggcggcgccactgcaacatgcaacatagggcTTTACATACTCTATACAGAAAATCCAGAGTTTGAAAGTTGAGACGTCTATATGATATGATTtaacattataacattataacatttttttaacgcAATTTAATGGCTTGAAACTATACAAATGGTCAATCTAGTCAGTgtctatatataaatgtgttaaaGTTTCCACTGAATGcatacattaaaatgaactaaaactGCAACATGCAGCTTTTGCAAATACCTTTATTTCATGCGGATTAATGCGGACAAACGCAGTATGAACGACGTACATGCACCATCTAGTGGCTGTGTATGGAAGTCTCTTGAGGCCAAAATATTCTTTactttttgtgttcaaatatGAAATAGAATTGCTTATTacaataacattaaaagtaGGTCTAATAAGAACCGCTCAAGGGGTGCCATTTGTCAGTGCCATGACATTAACATACGATATTagaaataactattttattaaatattgtttaggtgACTGCTAAACTAGTAAACATTTGAACTGATATTTCCAAAATTACCAGTCAGAATTGGATAATtataatagtttgtttttgtgttgccaagtgaaaaatataaattttatatatctatctacagtattttttttggggggggtttgGAGTTTTGTGAGGGCGCCTGCAGTCCTCCTTCTTTTTTTTTGGCCATGGCTGATCACATGCCTGATGCTTCTTAATCTATATTTattgtgaaacattttaaattaaagaatAGGGTAAATGAATGACAAAGTATTTAAGGAGAAATAAACAGAAGTGCGTGTGAGGAGAGAGGATGGTGAAATCTGTCGCAAGAAAGTTATTTCATTTAGAGCTTTCATGATATCACATTTTCACAGGACGATTATCATGGCCAAAATAATACATGgttatgtttatttacaaatatgtatttctacaatataaaaaaatgctcaAATTCATCTTTAGTTTTGTATAGTGACACCACtaattacattttgataaatgatcacgaaaatatttttttaattggtgTAATGTAAATGGATGAATTGGTTATAAATCAGTAGGATTATTggtagcactttattttacagtcctgtttcccGTATACATACTGTGTATTTATTACAGGAAATATAATAACTAGGTACTTACCCTGAACCTACCCCTTAACCTAAACTTATACCATACCTTATGCTACCCAGTAATTTCTTAGATAAGAACACTGCAAGTACACTATAGATACacgtactgtaaaataaagtgcaaccggattatttattatatatattatttgacaTGTTGATGTTTAAGAGAAAACCATTTTGGAGAATGCtgagaattatgtttttttttgcatacatTTTAGGTTCTTTACTTCCTGGTAAATGTCAAAACAAGACATTTGACTAATTTCATGTCAGACTTGTTTTTCTTGCATTGAGCGTGCACTTTACAGGAAAGCATTATGACAAAATCATTTACCGTTGATGTTTAGGACCAGCTTCAACTGTTTCTTTTACTTTATGAATATAATACGACAGTTGTAGGAGATTCAGTGTTTGTACAAACATGTCAAACTGTGAGACACATGTTTTCATTCAGCTTCTTTGTATCAGTCAGACAAAGTAACCGTCACTGAGAACGCTATTATTGACCAAAGGTCTGGTGTCCTGAAGACAGATTAACATTAGTCCACTGACAATAGTGACTGTTCACATTTAATCTCTTTTTAATGCAATCTAAGATGACGAATCTGTGTGTCTGCAGCTTAAAATACGACCTGATAATATTTTCATAGTCATTTATCTTTTTGTACGTTTTGGTTTAAAAGCATGTTCCATTGTCTGAAGCCGTCTTTTCGATTTGGGGCATGCTGTTGTTAActcctgtcttgtttttttaaaacagttaaatCGGTCGCTGCATTTCCTGGAGGAGCGAAGCCCCATGTATCCGTTCTTCATGATGTTGTGTCCGCCGTCCCCTCATTCCCCCTGGACACCCGCTCCTCAGTATCAGAAGTCCTTTATTGACGTCAAAGCTCCACGTGACGGAAGCTTCAACAAACCCGGGAAGGTCATTTGCTCTTTCATTTGATCTTTAATAATGGGAAAGCATCCATTTATTTACATCATAGCCTTCATAGTTTTGTTATAGTAAACGTTTAGTCATCATGTTTCTTTGGAAGATTGAGACCCATTGGTTTTACCAAAGTGTTACTACAAATACAATGGTTAAATAGTAAGGTTTTTGCTACTATGGTTTTGCTACCAATGGGAcctaaaatgtttaatgtttgtaagTGTATACTTCCTacaccctttaaaaaaaactgcttaaaaggttcttcacagcgatgccatagaagaacagTTTTTGGTTCCAagaagaaccattcagtcaaaggctGTTTAAAGAACCGtcactttcttacttttttacaaTCCGAAAACCCCTTTTTGGCCACAAAATACCTTTTGTGAAAAGGAAagattctttatggaaccaaaaggttctgcTACAGTTCTATATATTTTAAGAGTAATACAATTCCTAGatactacactcttaaaaaggtgcttcaaacggttctttgatgccatatgACAACCTTTTGATGCCATATGACAAccttcttcagattataaaaacgGTAAGAAAGAgttggttctttaaagaacctttgactaaatggttcctcgtggaaccaaaaatggttcttctatggcaccaCTGTGAAAAACCTTATAAGCCCCTTTATTCCTAAGAgtgtatattgtttttaaaccaTAGCATAGTAGAATTAAAGGTATATCGCAATATTTACTAGTTTTTTTACTATAATATGTATAGaagtaattttttttctcatgtaaaCTTGAGGGTTCCTGTGTGTTTCAGGACAAGCACTGGTTATTACGTCAGCCTGTGAACCCCATGCCCAATAGCACCATTGAATATCTTGACAATGCTTTCCGCGGCAGGTACAGagagcatttttacatttgattaaacATGCTGTGAAAGTAGTAAATAATGACGTGGTGTCTCTGACAGGTGGCAGACGCTTCTCTCTGTGGATGACATGGTGGAAGCAGTGGTGAAGAAACTGGACTCAATGAAAGAGTTAGAAAACACTTACATCTTCTACACTTCTGATCACGGCTATCACACCGGTgagtcatcatcatcatcatcttgtTGTCACGGTTTAATCCCACCTGTTTTCATAACATTATGTTTTCGTCTGGTGCGGTCTGCAGGTCAGTTCTCTCTGCCCATTGATAAGCGACAGCTTTATGAGTTTGACATCCGTATTCCTCTCTTGGTTCGGGGTCCGGGCATCAAACCCAAGCAAACGCTTCAGGTCAGCACACACGGATGGATGTCTCTGTGTATGAACACGCATGATTTGTGTGttatatctgtgtttgtgtaacgTGTTTGAATGTTCATCAGTCTCCAGTGATGAATATAGATCTGCCTGTGACCATCCTGGACATCGCTGGAGTAAATCTGTCCGCCGTGAATATGGACGGACAGTCTTTTCTTCCACAGATGGTGAGTGAACGGGAACAGCCCATGTTTCTTATCAATCACACTATTCTTTaactgtttattgttttaataccgtatatttttctgttgctttTAATCTATTTCAAGACATCATAtctcacacattttatttttacaaatgtgtcACGTTTTCTTTGTGAAGGCTCCATCGTTGCGTAACGGCACCGAACGTCCGTTCTTTCTGGTGGAGCACAACGGTGAGGGATATTCCTCTAAAGATCCCAGCTG
Proteins encoded in this region:
- the polm gene encoding DNA-directed DNA/RNA polymerase mu isoform X1; this encodes MIPLKRRKVTLSETVEQPKQTCKFPHVCVFILERKMGSSRRAFLTRLGRSKGFLITDTYSLSVTHVVSENNSGDEVQTWLEHQTARDVSSSEHLLDITWFTESMEARQPVPVEDRHRLKVSTKQNVNVNTIQMKSYACQRRTPLKHHNSHLTDALELLAENAGYSENEGRSVAFRRAASVLKALPHRVQTMDELKCLPCLGDHSQRVIKEILEDGTSREVESMRQSEQFQAMKALTGIFGVGVRTADRWFREGLRCPSDLIRTGQQLNREQQAGVQYYDELNKPVTKHEADLIGHIVKEGVGAVLPGAEIQLMGGFRRGKELGHDVDFLITHPEEGKEEELMPKIISWLEERDLLLYQKTTRNSYLEKKDAPGRPPNNMDRFERCFSIFKLQRHAETTGSDGVKPSDQSEASNWRAVRVDLVVSPYSQFAFATLGWTGSKLFERELRRWAGQEKHMSLSSHALYDSVQVSNRNTQHPLLILYNCTFMLFIHEKHLGLI
- the polm gene encoding DNA-directed DNA/RNA polymerase mu isoform X2: MIPLKRRKVTLSETVEQPKQTCKFPHVCVFILERKMGSSRRAFLTRLGRSKGFLITDTYSLSVTHVVSENNSGDEVQTWLEHQTARDVSSSEHLLDITWFTESMEARQPVPVEDRHRLKVSTKQNVNVNTIQMKSYACQRRTPLKHHNSHLTDALELLAENAGYSENEGRSVAFRRAASVLKALPHRVQTMDELKCLPCLGDHSQRVIKEILEDGTSREVESMRQSEQFQAMKALTGIFGVGVRTADRWFREGLRCPSDLIRTGQQLNREQQAGVQYYDELNKPVTKHEADLIGHIVKEGVGAVLPGAEIQLMGGFRRGKELGHDVDFLITHPEEGKEEELMPKIISWLEERDLLLYQKTTRNSYLEKKDAPGRPPNNMDRFERCFSIFKLQRHAETTGSDGVKPSDQSEASNWRAVRVDLVVSPYSQFAFATLGWTGSKLFERELRRWAGQEKHMSLSSHALYDSVQRCYVRAQSEEEIFAYLGLEFIPPCERNA
- the gnsb gene encoding glucosamine (N-acetyl)-6-sulfatase (Sanfilippo disease IIID), b — protein: MASSWIGHWRSSGGVLTICLFVTLLTCTFRCSDCAKRSNIILILTDDQDIEMGGMTPMKKAKALIGDAGVTFSNAFTASPLCCPSRSSILSGKYPHNHLVRNNSISGNCSSVTWQKEAEPTAFPVYLSKMQYQTFYGGKYLNQYGSKEAGGVAHVPPGWDQWHTLVGNSKYYNYTLSVNGKEEKHADSYEKDYLTDLVLNRSLHFLEERSPMYPFFMMLCPPSPHSPWTPAPQYQKSFIDVKAPRDGSFNKPGKDKHWLLRQPVNPMPNSTIEYLDNAFRGRWQTLLSVDDMVEAVVKKLDSMKELENTYIFYTSDHGYHTGQFSLPIDKRQLYEFDIRIPLLVRGPGIKPKQTLQSPVMNIDLPVTILDIAGVNLSAVNMDGQSFLPQMAPSLRNGTERPFFLVEHNGEGYSSKDPSCPKLGPGLAQCFPDCVCEDAFNNTYACVRTLKDGNLQYCEFADNESFVEVYNLTSDPHQLENIVKKVDPALLQSMNQRLIKLQSCVGDSCRNIK